The following coding sequences lie in one Alloacidobacterium dinghuense genomic window:
- a CDS encoding bifunctional homocysteine S-methyltransferase/methylenetetrahydrofolate reductase → MTNRLHNLFGNRTVIFDGAMGTMLYARGVFINRCYDELNLSQPELVRSIHEEYLQTGAEVIETNTFGANQFRLVRYGLQDQVAKINQAGARIARQAVNQLKDKQAGMAWVAGSVGPLGIHLEPLGKTSLEEARAAFAEQIQGLIAGGPGVGVDLLVIETMPALNEAEQALLAAREIAPDLPVMALVTVDEEAHCLDGATPEVAAAKLASWGADAIGVNCSTGPATVLTAIECMAGASDLPLAVMPNAGMPRAVDGRNIYLCSPEYMASFTRKFLKSGVQIIGGCCGTTPNHIRAMKSATRAVEAQKSSAGHTARAPIVTETPPPPIDERSSLGRLIRDGKFVAMVEIVPPKGIDCSKELAGASLLAGLGIDVINVPDSPRASARMSAQSLCIQIQQKTGIETILHYTCRDRNVLSIQSDLLGASSIGLRNILCLTGDPPKLGNYPDATAVFDVDAIGLVNIVNRLNHGLDIGGNPIGASTGFTIACAANPGVPDIDNEVRRFAYKVEAGAEYAITQPVFDLRVLEAFLKRIESFRIPVIAGIWPLTSLRNAEFMKNDLRVAVPDTIMLRMQSAASPETARAEGIRIAQEMLETARPMVQGVQVSAPFGRYTSAAEVLAAVLPNVTVTKQDITEGTSVVKL, encoded by the coding sequence ATGACAAACCGTCTTCACAACCTGTTTGGCAACCGCACTGTCATATTTGACGGCGCTATGGGCACAATGCTCTATGCTCGCGGTGTATTTATTAACCGGTGCTACGACGAACTCAATCTATCGCAACCTGAACTGGTTCGTTCCATTCACGAAGAGTACCTGCAAACCGGCGCCGAGGTCATTGAGACCAATACTTTTGGCGCAAACCAATTCCGGCTGGTTCGCTATGGGCTGCAGGACCAGGTCGCAAAGATCAATCAGGCTGGAGCACGCATCGCGCGGCAAGCAGTTAACCAACTGAAAGACAAACAGGCTGGCATGGCCTGGGTCGCTGGTTCTGTCGGTCCGCTGGGCATTCATCTTGAACCTCTGGGCAAGACATCCCTTGAAGAAGCTCGCGCTGCATTTGCCGAGCAGATTCAGGGCCTTATTGCTGGCGGTCCAGGTGTTGGCGTAGACCTGCTGGTGATCGAGACCATGCCCGCATTGAACGAGGCCGAGCAAGCTCTTCTTGCGGCGCGCGAAATCGCGCCTGATCTGCCCGTGATGGCTCTCGTCACCGTCGATGAAGAGGCGCATTGCCTTGATGGCGCTACTCCAGAAGTCGCGGCAGCCAAGCTGGCGTCCTGGGGCGCAGACGCCATCGGCGTGAACTGCAGCACAGGACCGGCGACGGTTCTGACTGCGATTGAATGCATGGCTGGCGCAAGCGACCTTCCCCTTGCCGTGATGCCGAACGCGGGCATGCCTCGCGCTGTAGACGGGCGCAATATCTATCTCTGTTCGCCAGAGTACATGGCAAGCTTCACGCGAAAGTTCTTGAAGTCGGGCGTACAGATTATTGGCGGTTGTTGTGGCACCACACCGAATCACATTCGCGCGATGAAGTCTGCGACACGCGCTGTGGAGGCGCAGAAAAGCAGCGCAGGACATACCGCGCGCGCGCCCATCGTGACAGAAACGCCTCCACCACCGATCGACGAACGCTCAAGCCTCGGACGACTCATTCGCGACGGCAAATTCGTGGCGATGGTTGAGATTGTTCCGCCAAAGGGCATTGACTGCTCCAAAGAGCTTGCCGGAGCCAGTCTGCTCGCCGGCCTTGGCATCGACGTTATTAACGTGCCGGATTCTCCGCGTGCCTCAGCACGCATGAGCGCGCAAAGTCTTTGCATTCAGATTCAGCAGAAGACCGGCATCGAGACGATCCTGCACTACACCTGCCGCGACCGGAATGTGCTTAGCATTCAAAGCGATCTGCTGGGCGCATCATCGATCGGTCTGAGAAATATCCTGTGCCTGACTGGCGATCCGCCGAAGCTTGGCAATTATCCCGACGCAACCGCAGTTTTCGATGTGGATGCGATCGGGCTAGTAAACATAGTGAACCGGCTGAATCACGGACTCGACATCGGTGGCAACCCTATCGGTGCATCCACCGGCTTTACCATCGCTTGTGCCGCCAATCCCGGCGTGCCGGATATTGATAACGAAGTCCGGAGGTTCGCTTACAAAGTGGAGGCTGGCGCGGAATACGCAATTACGCAGCCCGTCTTCGACCTGCGGGTCCTCGAAGCATTTCTCAAACGTATCGAGAGCTTCCGGATTCCGGTCATTGCCGGCATTTGGCCGCTCACCAGTCTGCGCAACGCTGAATTCATGAAGAACGATCTGCGCGTCGCCGTACCGGATACCATCATGCTGCGGATGCAGTCAGCAGCGTCGCCCGAGACTGCACGCGCTGAGGGTATTCGTATCGCCCAGGAAATGCTGGAAACGGCACGACCGATGGTCCAGGGCGTCCAGGTCAGCGCACCCTTCGGACGCTACACGTCTGCCGCCGAAGTGTTGGCTGCCGTGCTCCCCAACGTCACAGTGACAAAACAGGACATCACCGAGGGAACAAGCGTTGTCAAGCTTTGA
- the bla gene encoding subclass B3 metallo-beta-lactamase: MAMLIRLFALAFFLAGNLFAQTKPDWTDSFPPHRVIGNVYYVGSKDLAVFLITTPQGHILINSNLTTSVPQIKKSVEDLGFRFSDIKILLISHAHIDHCAGSALIKQLTGAKYMVMDADVPEIEDGGRSDFQYGKSRDMFYPPAKVDRTLHDGDEVRLGDVALVAHLTPGHTKGCTTWTLKVADGGKTYNVVIVGSPNVNPGYKLVNNAAYPQIAQDYERTFRVLNSLPCDVFLGAHGGYYGMTGKFARIGKAGANPFIDPQGYKSYVVDREQAFYMELKKQQTKGAM; encoded by the coding sequence TTGGCTATGCTTATTCGCTTGTTTGCTCTCGCCTTTTTCCTTGCAGGCAATCTGTTTGCGCAGACCAAACCCGACTGGACCGATTCATTTCCACCGCATCGTGTGATTGGCAACGTTTATTACGTCGGTAGCAAGGACCTGGCCGTGTTCCTAATCACTACCCCGCAAGGCCACATCTTGATCAATAGCAACCTCACAACTTCAGTACCGCAGATTAAGAAGAGCGTCGAAGATCTGGGGTTTCGTTTCAGCGATATCAAGATCCTGCTGATTAGCCACGCGCATATCGATCATTGCGCGGGAAGCGCGCTTATCAAGCAACTAACAGGCGCGAAATACATGGTGATGGACGCTGACGTTCCTGAGATCGAAGACGGCGGTCGAAGTGATTTTCAATACGGCAAATCAAGGGACATGTTCTATCCGCCTGCAAAGGTCGATCGCACTCTGCACGATGGTGATGAAGTGCGCTTAGGGGACGTTGCGCTCGTTGCACATTTGACACCAGGCCATACCAAAGGCTGCACAACATGGACGCTCAAGGTCGCCGATGGAGGCAAGACCTATAACGTAGTCATCGTCGGTAGTCCAAATGTCAATCCCGGATACAAACTTGTGAACAACGCAGCGTATCCACAGATTGCGCAGGACTACGAGCGCACATTCCGTGTTCTAAATTCGTTGCCGTGTGATGTTTTTCTAGGGGCGCACGGTGGCTACTATGGAATGACTGGAAAATTTGCGCGCATTGGCAAAGCCGGGGCTAACCCGTTCATCGATCCTCAAGGCTACAAAAGCTATGTGGTCGATCGGGAGCAAGCTTTCTATATGGAGTTGAAAAAGCAGCAAACAAAAGGCGCGATGTAA
- a CDS encoding LuxR C-terminal-related transcriptional regulator has product MEEKRIYAQRLRVGLFAVEPIRREGLRSILEEIRGIELIDAGLDGLLVAESLDLAVISLMVRSEILTTIERLRAATPSIRIIVMSEDGDDESVIAAIMAGAKGYLLDTATPDEVSRAVELVASGSIWAPRRTLSLLVDRMIDGGTISPRSAPQFTHRELEVLQLLVSARSNREIAEALGIEVRTVKSYVGRMMRKVGVGNRIALSIHAAKHALGGGPGQNS; this is encoded by the coding sequence ATGGAAGAGAAACGCATTTACGCGCAGCGCCTGCGAGTGGGCTTGTTTGCTGTGGAACCCATTCGTCGAGAAGGCCTGCGCAGCATACTTGAAGAAATTCGCGGCATTGAGCTTATCGATGCCGGTCTTGACGGTTTGTTGGTCGCAGAATCGCTGGATCTTGCCGTAATCAGCCTGATGGTCCGCTCCGAGATCCTCACAACCATCGAGCGCCTGAGAGCTGCTACGCCTTCGATTCGCATCATTGTGATGAGTGAAGACGGTGATGATGAGAGCGTGATCGCGGCGATTATGGCTGGCGCGAAGGGCTATTTGCTGGATACAGCCACGCCCGATGAAGTCTCCCGCGCGGTCGAACTCGTGGCTAGCGGCTCGATTTGGGCGCCAAGGAGAACGCTCTCGCTGTTGGTTGATCGAATGATCGATGGCGGGACCATCTCACCACGCTCTGCCCCACAATTCACCCACCGCGAATTGGAAGTCCTGCAATTGCTGGTTTCAGCTCGCTCTAACAGGGAAATCGCCGAAGCTTTAGGAATTGAGGTACGTACGGTTAAGTCATACGTAGGACGCATGATGCGGAAGGTTGGCGTGGGAAACCGGATTGCGCTCTCAATTCATGCCGCCAAGCATGCGCTGGGTGGCGGTCCTGGTCAAAACAGCTGA
- the priA gene encoding replication restart helicase PriA yields MPEFCDVALPVPLDRAFTYALNGEIPGVGCRVLVPFRNEKLAGVVVRVHDDAPPVEAKALIGILDQEPLISGPLLELAQWIAQYYIAPLGEVLRTMLPLMAEVRRMVLYRITDTGRQVLQDGAERGSSRRSKLPPGEQNLEYAVLNYLEGGGTARVSRLRSSTGASLQLLQGMLRKRWIARETQADARDARRTVRWAVVIENARLPKLNENQQAILAELAGAGGGELPVAELRKLPTPASTVATLVKRGLVRIEERAADFHLSGLRVKRPEYELNMQQRAAFDAIITAVASNEFRPYLLHGVTGSGKTAVYLAAMRHVLDLGKSAILLVPEIGLTPAMAAQLHHAFASEVALLHSALTPEERAEQWHRIRRGDARIVVGTRSAVFAPVANLGLIVVDEEHDSSYKQEEMPRYHARDVAVMRAKLSSAVVVLGSATPSLESWRNAQRGRYEKIKMHERVNQRPLPMVDLVDMRREFQETGQEQLFSRALIEETKATLERGEQAIILLNRRGYSYVVLCRACGEKLECENCAIALTYHKTVPNDDQHAHVGQRLECHYCGYKRTVPKLCPKCESEHLYFLGAGSQQGEERLQEIFPGARIGRMDRDTVRGRHDLERLLMRLHSGEINLLVGTQMIAKGHDIHGVTLVGVVGCDHALGLPDFRASERVFQLLTQVSGRAGRGELPGKVIVQTYHPGHYAIECAAKHDFHAFVERELKYRRWMHYPPFDVLANVLIQSQHLEEAAGWASSLGRWFQQTQLTGVRVLGPATAPISRIKRIYRFHLVMKAEKRQVLGNGLRSVLAHAEEIGIPRRSLIVDVDAISLM; encoded by the coding sequence ATGCCTGAGTTCTGTGATGTTGCCTTGCCTGTTCCATTGGATCGCGCCTTTACCTATGCGTTAAATGGCGAGATTCCCGGCGTCGGCTGTCGCGTCCTTGTGCCCTTTCGCAATGAAAAGCTTGCTGGTGTCGTGGTACGCGTGCATGACGACGCTCCGCCGGTCGAAGCAAAAGCTCTGATCGGCATTCTTGATCAGGAGCCGCTGATTTCTGGTCCATTGCTGGAGTTGGCGCAGTGGATCGCGCAATACTATATCGCTCCGTTGGGTGAGGTTTTGCGGACGATGCTGCCGTTGATGGCCGAGGTGCGGCGCATGGTGCTGTATCGGATTACCGATACAGGACGGCAGGTGCTGCAAGATGGCGCAGAGAGAGGCTCGTCGCGGCGCTCAAAGCTTCCTCCCGGCGAGCAGAACCTTGAATATGCGGTTCTCAATTACTTGGAGGGCGGGGGAACAGCCAGGGTTTCACGGTTGCGGTCCTCCACTGGAGCAAGTCTGCAGTTGCTTCAAGGCATGCTGCGTAAGCGCTGGATCGCGCGAGAGACGCAAGCAGATGCCCGCGATGCGCGACGAACGGTGCGGTGGGCAGTGGTGATTGAAAATGCGCGGCTTCCGAAGCTGAATGAAAATCAGCAAGCGATTCTTGCAGAACTGGCCGGTGCGGGTGGTGGCGAGTTACCTGTGGCGGAATTGCGCAAGTTGCCAACGCCCGCATCGACGGTGGCCACCCTAGTGAAGCGCGGATTGGTTCGGATTGAAGAGCGCGCGGCAGATTTTCATCTCAGTGGTCTGAGGGTGAAACGACCTGAATATGAGCTGAACATGCAGCAGAGAGCAGCCTTCGATGCCATTATCACCGCTGTAGCCTCGAACGAGTTTCGACCGTATCTGTTGCATGGTGTTACCGGGTCAGGGAAGACTGCCGTATACCTGGCGGCGATGCGACATGTACTGGATCTCGGCAAGTCCGCGATTCTCCTGGTGCCGGAGATCGGTTTGACTCCAGCGATGGCGGCGCAATTGCACCACGCCTTCGCGTCTGAGGTTGCATTGCTGCATTCGGCACTCACTCCTGAGGAACGCGCGGAGCAGTGGCACAGGATTCGCAGAGGCGATGCGCGCATAGTAGTGGGGACGCGGTCAGCGGTCTTTGCTCCAGTGGCAAACCTCGGACTGATTGTCGTCGATGAGGAGCATGATTCGAGCTACAAACAGGAAGAGATGCCGCGTTACCATGCGCGAGATGTGGCGGTAATGCGGGCGAAGCTATCATCCGCGGTTGTTGTGCTCGGATCGGCTACACCGTCGCTGGAATCGTGGCGGAACGCGCAGCGCGGGCGTTACGAAAAAATCAAAATGCATGAACGCGTGAATCAACGCCCACTGCCGATGGTAGATCTGGTCGACATGCGGCGGGAGTTTCAGGAGACAGGTCAGGAACAACTCTTTTCGCGGGCGTTGATTGAAGAAACAAAGGCCACGCTGGAGCGCGGAGAACAGGCAATTATTTTGCTGAATCGTCGAGGTTATTCCTATGTGGTTTTATGCCGGGCCTGCGGTGAAAAGCTGGAATGCGAGAACTGCGCCATCGCTCTGACCTATCACAAGACTGTTCCGAACGACGATCAGCATGCTCACGTGGGTCAGCGCCTGGAGTGTCACTACTGCGGCTACAAACGGACGGTGCCAAAGCTATGTCCCAAATGTGAGAGCGAGCACCTGTATTTTCTGGGTGCCGGCTCGCAGCAGGGCGAAGAACGGCTACAGGAGATTTTCCCGGGCGCGCGTATCGGAAGGATGGATCGCGACACGGTGCGCGGGCGACATGATCTGGAACGGCTGCTGATGCGCCTGCATTCGGGTGAGATCAATCTGCTGGTTGGCACTCAGATGATCGCTAAGGGTCACGATATTCACGGAGTGACGCTCGTGGGGGTTGTCGGTTGCGACCATGCGCTAGGACTGCCCGATTTTCGCGCCTCGGAGCGTGTCTTTCAGCTACTGACACAGGTATCAGGGCGCGCAGGCAGAGGTGAACTGCCCGGCAAGGTTATTGTTCAGACATACCACCCGGGCCACTACGCGATTGAGTGTGCCGCCAAGCACGATTTCCATGCTTTCGTTGAACGAGAGTTGAAGTACAGACGGTGGATGCACTATCCGCCCTTCGATGTGCTGGCAAATGTCCTCATTCAAAGTCAGCATTTGGAGGAAGCCGCCGGATGGGCTTCCTCTCTCGGGCGATGGTTTCAGCAGACGCAGTTGACTGGCGTACGTGTGCTTGGTCCAGCTACTGCGCCGATCTCCCGAATCAAGCGCATTTACCGCTTCCACCTGGTGATGAAAGCAGAAAAGCGCCAGGTTCTCGGAAACGGGCTGCGATCTGTGCTGGCACATGCCGAAGAAATTGGGATTCCGCGTCGAAGTTTGATTGTGGATGTGGACGCAATAAGCCTGATGTGA
- the xseB gene encoding exodeoxyribonuclease VII small subunit: protein MERGDLPLEESIRLFEEGMSLSAVCKEHLDQAEGKVQILMKQRDGSMKAEPFPPQK from the coding sequence ATGGAGCGCGGTGACCTTCCCCTCGAGGAATCGATCAGATTATTCGAGGAGGGCATGAGTCTTTCCGCGGTCTGCAAGGAGCATCTGGATCAAGCCGAAGGCAAAGTGCAGATTCTCATGAAGCAACGCGACGGTTCGATGAAAGCAGAGCCGTTCCCACCGCAGAAATAA
- the lpxD gene encoding UDP-3-O-(3-hydroxymyristoyl)glucosamine N-acyltransferase codes for MLQLREIAASIGADLVGSNGVVIRRVTSASLADADSLVFAEDELTLREALESKAAAVLVTEELSIHAGGAKPLLVMRQPRLGFAKAARLLRSSQEKTGVHPTAVIAPTAVLHNDIFVGPYAVVEDDAEIGEGSSIGSGSVVGAGVRLGKSCRIYPRVVLYPGVTLGERVVVHAGAVLGADGFGYVRDAATGEYLQFPQQGKLIIEDDVEIGANTTIDRGALEETRIACGVKLDNLVHVGHNVRVGKNVVIAAQTGVSGSSVIGDDAIVGGQVGIADHVEIGDKVILGAQAGIPSRKKIRGPGIVFWGTPARPIKDYLKELAVLARLTRSSKKKED; via the coding sequence ATGCTTCAACTGAGGGAAATTGCAGCGTCGATTGGCGCGGATCTAGTGGGATCGAATGGTGTCGTGATCCGGCGCGTGACAAGTGCTTCGCTGGCTGATGCCGATTCGCTTGTCTTCGCTGAGGACGAGTTGACGTTACGCGAGGCACTCGAATCCAAAGCAGCAGCCGTGCTGGTAACGGAGGAGTTGTCAATACACGCAGGTGGCGCGAAGCCATTGCTGGTGATGCGACAGCCTCGTCTCGGATTTGCGAAGGCAGCGCGTTTATTGCGTTCTTCGCAGGAAAAGACCGGAGTGCATCCAACCGCTGTGATAGCCCCCACTGCTGTTCTCCATAACGATATTTTTGTTGGTCCGTATGCCGTTGTAGAGGATGATGCGGAAATTGGCGAAGGTTCGAGCATTGGTAGTGGTTCAGTTGTGGGCGCAGGGGTGCGCCTTGGGAAAAGTTGTCGGATATATCCGCGTGTGGTTCTGTATCCAGGGGTTACCCTGGGCGAGCGTGTGGTAGTCCACGCCGGCGCTGTACTGGGTGCGGATGGCTTCGGCTACGTGCGCGATGCCGCAACGGGTGAATACCTTCAGTTTCCACAGCAGGGAAAGCTCATCATTGAAGACGACGTTGAGATTGGCGCGAATACCACCATCGATCGCGGCGCACTTGAAGAAACGCGCATCGCATGCGGCGTGAAATTAGATAACCTGGTCCATGTCGGACATAATGTACGCGTTGGAAAGAACGTGGTGATCGCGGCGCAGACTGGCGTTTCGGGCAGCAGCGTCATTGGAGATGACGCCATCGTCGGCGGTCAGGTGGGGATTGCCGATCATGTTGAGATTGGCGATAAGGTCATTCTCGGAGCGCAGGCCGGAATCCCGTCACGCAAGAAGATTCGTGGCCCTGGGATTGTTTTCTGGGGTACACCAGCGCGGCCAATCAAGGACTATCTTAAAGAGCTAGCCGTGCTCGCCCGGCTGACTCGGTCGTCGAAGAAGAAGGAAGACTAG
- a CDS encoding YbhB/YbcL family Raf kinase inhibitor-like protein, which produces MGRRWGIGLLLFLLLVIGSLAAWLLYWRGKRGRDIVDAGTVPVLTVTSSDFANGGIVPPRFTCDGGNLSPQLSISGPPAATKSLAWIVYDTDSPVIFVHWVAFNLPAEMRDLPEGVSSQAESLHGAVQGKNDFDKIGYGGPCPPGKKPHHYVFNVYALDTQLQLHEGATPEDVVQAAKGHVLAEGKLVGVYTRRQ; this is translated from the coding sequence ATGGGAAGACGATGGGGCATCGGGCTTCTTCTGTTCCTCTTGTTGGTCATCGGCTCTCTTGCTGCATGGTTGCTTTATTGGAGAGGGAAGCGCGGCAGGGACATCGTCGATGCAGGGACAGTGCCGGTCCTTACTGTCACAAGTTCGGATTTTGCCAACGGCGGCATCGTTCCGCCGAGATTTACATGCGATGGAGGTAATCTATCGCCCCAACTGTCGATTTCTGGGCCGCCGGCGGCTACTAAGAGCCTGGCATGGATCGTCTATGATACCGATTCTCCAGTGATCTTCGTGCACTGGGTGGCCTTCAATCTCCCTGCAGAAATGCGCGATTTACCTGAAGGCGTCTCATCGCAAGCAGAAAGCCTACATGGTGCGGTGCAGGGAAAGAACGACTTTGACAAGATCGGCTATGGCGGCCCGTGTCCGCCGGGGAAGAAGCCTCATCACTACGTCTTCAATGTTTATGCGCTCGATACTCAGTTGCAACTCCACGAAGGTGCAACCCCAGAGGACGTAGTTCAAGCTGCAAAAGGCCACGTGCTGGCTGAAGGCAAGCTCGTAGGAGTGTATACACGCCGCCAATAG
- the dcd gene encoding dCTP deaminase has protein sequence MSIKSDRWIREQATKHQMIHPFSEKQVKEGVISYGLSSYGYDLRVSDEFKIFTNVNSAIIDPKDFDERSFVTVQAESVIIPPNSFALARSVEYFKIPRDVLTICVGKSTYARCGIIVNVTPFEPEWEGYVTLEISNTTPLPARVYANEGLCQILFFQSDEVCEISYADRRGKYQKQQGIVLPKL, from the coding sequence ATGTCAATTAAGAGCGACCGTTGGATTCGGGAACAGGCCACAAAACACCAGATGATCCATCCTTTTAGCGAAAAGCAAGTAAAGGAAGGGGTTATTTCGTACGGGTTGTCGTCCTACGGGTACGATTTGCGGGTTTCTGACGAATTTAAGATCTTTACAAACGTAAATAGCGCTATCATTGACCCCAAGGACTTTGACGAGCGGTCTTTTGTGACGGTGCAGGCCGAGTCAGTCATTATCCCCCCAAACTCATTTGCACTGGCGCGCTCTGTTGAGTATTTCAAGATTCCGCGTGATGTGTTGACTATCTGCGTAGGGAAGTCAACCTACGCGCGTTGCGGGATCATCGTAAACGTAACCCCATTTGAGCCAGAATGGGAGGGTTACGTGACCTTGGAGATTTCAAACACGACGCCTTTGCCGGCGCGTGTGTATGCCAACGAAGGGCTCTGCCAGATTCTGTTTTTCCAGTCCGATGAGGTGTGCGAGATCAGCTACGCTGATCGTCGCGGGAAGTATCAGAAGCAACAGGGAATTGTTTTACCGAAGTTGTGA
- a CDS encoding lysophospholipid acyltransferase family protein, which yields MQESLEFAVVWGLVRLLRLLPGNVARAVGVGIGLLAFRIVPRLRSVGLRNLELAFPDWNHKQRYDVLRNLYRHLGWLLAEFCQMPRYTRENSRSFLRYDGLDRYLAARDKGKGVLIVTGHLGAWELSSFYHSLMGYPMSMVIRRLDNARVDGLVNHIRCLHGNRVLHKDDFARGLLGAMRQGETVGILMDTNMTPPQGVFVPFFGKPACTASGLARVALKTGAAVLPGFMLWEKAEQKYVLHFGDEIVFDRTGDDEADTVTNTAKCTAAIEAYVRQYPDQWLWVHRRWKTRPEGEPPIY from the coding sequence ATGCAAGAGAGCCTTGAGTTCGCTGTCGTCTGGGGATTGGTCCGTCTGCTTCGCCTGTTGCCGGGCAACGTTGCGCGGGCTGTTGGAGTTGGCATTGGATTGCTGGCGTTCCGCATCGTACCCAGGCTACGGAGTGTCGGGCTCAGGAATCTGGAACTGGCATTCCCAGATTGGAATCACAAGCAGCGATATGACGTCTTGCGCAACCTTTATCGTCATCTGGGCTGGCTGCTGGCTGAATTCTGTCAGATGCCCCGGTACACACGTGAGAATTCGCGATCCTTTCTTCGATATGATGGGCTGGATCGCTATCTGGCTGCCCGCGATAAGGGCAAAGGCGTGCTCATCGTTACTGGCCACCTGGGCGCGTGGGAACTATCGAGCTTCTATCATTCGCTCATGGGCTATCCCATGAGCATGGTCATACGGCGTCTTGATAACGCTCGCGTGGATGGACTGGTGAATCACATTCGTTGCCTCCACGGGAATCGCGTGCTGCACAAGGATGACTTTGCTCGGGGATTGTTGGGGGCGATGCGTCAGGGCGAGACCGTTGGCATTCTGATGGATACAAATATGACTCCGCCACAGGGTGTCTTTGTGCCGTTCTTTGGGAAGCCTGCTTGCACGGCGTCAGGTCTTGCACGGGTGGCGTTGAAAACCGGAGCCGCGGTCCTGCCGGGATTTATGCTGTGGGAGAAGGCCGAGCAGAAATACGTGCTGCACTTTGGTGATGAGATTGTTTTTGACCGCACCGGTGATGACGAAGCGGACACCGTTACGAACACTGCCAAATGTACAGCGGCAATAGAAGCGTATGTGAGGCAGTATCCTGATCAGTGGCTGTGGGTTCACCGGCGATGGAAGACGCGCCCAGAGGGCGAGCCTCCAATCTATTGA
- a CDS encoding lipid-binding SYLF domain-containing protein, with protein MKKLFALLCVAGMSLPALAASDKAALDTRLENARTVIDEIMQTPDKGIPDSIVKQATCIAVVPSLKKGAFIVGGQYGQGVVTCRTGRGWSGPVFIRMAGGSFGFQIGGEGTDLVLVAVNDKGLQDLLKSKFKIGGDASAAAGPVGRTAQASTDVTLHAELLTYSRTKGLFAGIDLDGTTVSQNTDDTTTFYGGPHAFDQVLKGNVLPPEDSRPFLRTIAKYFHESQQQSGE; from the coding sequence ATGAAAAAGCTATTTGCGCTGTTGTGTGTTGCAGGAATGTCTTTACCGGCGCTTGCAGCCAGCGATAAGGCGGCTCTGGATACGCGTCTGGAGAATGCAAGGACCGTGATCGATGAGATCATGCAAACTCCGGACAAGGGAATTCCCGACTCGATTGTGAAGCAGGCAACCTGCATTGCCGTTGTGCCCAGCCTCAAGAAGGGCGCCTTCATTGTGGGCGGACAGTATGGGCAGGGCGTCGTCACCTGCCGAACAGGGCGTGGCTGGAGCGGTCCGGTGTTCATCCGTATGGCGGGCGGTTCATTTGGATTCCAAATCGGCGGCGAGGGGACAGATCTGGTGCTGGTTGCGGTGAACGACAAGGGCTTGCAGGATCTGTTGAAGAGCAAGTTCAAGATTGGTGGGGATGCTTCTGCAGCGGCTGGACCGGTGGGGCGTACTGCGCAGGCTTCGACCGACGTTACGCTGCATGCGGAATTGCTGACCTATTCGCGCACCAAGGGACTCTTTGCCGGCATCGATCTGGACGGGACTACTGTAAGCCAGAATACCGATGACACGACGACGTTCTACGGCGGGCCGCATGCCTTTGATCAAGTCCTGAAGGGAAATGTGCTGCCACCCGAAGACTCAAGGCCGTTTCTTCGCACGATTGCCAAATACTTCCATGAGTCACAACAGCAGTCAGGCGAATAG
- a CDS encoding HU family DNA-binding protein, with protein MIKQDIIHHVIERTGLPRNKAEAAVDTVFESLKKALAQGDRIELRGFGVFNVRPRKTGIGRNPRTGAEVTITPGKAVRFKPGKELHLLDS; from the coding sequence TTGATAAAACAAGACATTATCCATCACGTCATCGAACGCACAGGCCTGCCGCGCAACAAAGCTGAAGCGGCGGTGGATACGGTCTTCGAAAGCCTGAAAAAGGCTCTCGCTCAGGGCGACCGCATCGAATTGCGGGGCTTCGGAGTCTTTAATGTACGTCCCCGTAAAACCGGCATTGGCCGCAACCCACGCACGGGCGCGGAGGTAACCATAACCCCAGGCAAGGCGGTCCGCTTCAAGCCTGGTAAGGAACTGCACCTTCTCGATTCCTGA